Sequence from the Candidatus Effluviviaceae Genus V sp. genome:
AGTTGCCATCGGCATCGGGCTCATCATGAGCCTGATCTTCTCGGAGGCGTTCGGGCTGGCGGCGGGAGGCATGGTCGTGCCTGGCTACATCGCGCTGGCGCTCGCCGAGCCCTGGCGGGTGGTCGGCACGGTCGTCGCCGCGGTCCTTACGTACCTGACCGCGAAGATCATGGGGCAGTTCATGCTGCTCTACGGCAAACGCTTCCTGGTCATGGTCATCCTCCTCGGCTTCCTGTACGGACATCTGACGCGCGTCATCTTCGGGAGACCGGAGTTCCCCGAGTTTCTGAGTTTCGAGGCCATCGGCTACATCATCCCGGGGCTCATCGCGTACTGGATGGACCGCCAGGGGGCCTTTGTGACGCTGATGTCGATGCTGATGGCCGCCGTCATGGTGCGGCTCGTTCTGATCCTGACAACGGGAGGGGCGCCCATTGAAGTACCGACCTGGTAGGGTCCACGGGTGGGCGCTGCTGGCGCTCGCCGTCATCGGACTCCTGCTCCTCGGCGTCGTGGAGCGCTCGCGCTCGCCCGAGGCGCAGCCATACTTCCGCGAGAAGATGCAGGCGGCGACGCTGACCCGTGAGGCGCTCGAGGCGATCCGCGAGGTTCGGCTGGGCATGGGCGGCCCCATCGACGTCGTCAACGA
This genomic interval carries:
- the pgsC gene encoding poly-gamma-glutamate biosynthesis protein PgsC, whose product is MIPVAIGIGLIMSLIFSEAFGLAAGGMVVPGYIALALAEPWRVVGTVVAAVLTYLTAKIMGQFMLLYGKRFLVMVILLGFLYGHLTRVIFGRPEFPEFLSFEAIGYIIPGLIAYWMDRQGAFVTLMSMLMAAVMVRLVLILTTGGAPIEVPTW